One window of Triticum dicoccoides isolate Atlit2015 ecotype Zavitan chromosome 5A, WEW_v2.0, whole genome shotgun sequence genomic DNA carries:
- the LOC119300695 gene encoding cyclin-A2-1-like isoform X1, with protein MASRKDIPVLIACQGPSGRVTRAQVANSSRRCGVAHPALVPVRTEQKPTAKGKTKRGALDENTCVSAVASAPHPKRRAVLKDVTNISCANSYRNCTAVTKLQLRPTQKVGRNPSKNKQRSKKVPKPPLPAVSGTSFVNDCHNVEEAQKEELSPPKEEPTALLENKGSLLQNTEWNRESGFHEAFFHGRTTGDKFETANSNTGDYAGLNIIDIDKDNGNPQMCISYAAEIYTNLMAAELIRRPKSNYMETLQRDITKGMRGILIDWLVEVAEEYKLVPDTLYLTVYLIDQFLSWKYIERQKLQLLGITSMLIASKYEEICAPRVEEFCFITDNTYTKDQVLKMECQVLNGLGYNLSVPTIKTFLRRFLRAAQASHKAPSVTLGYLANYLAELTLTNYNFLRFLPSVVAASVVFLARWTLDQSDLPWNCTLEHYTSYESSDIQICVCALWELQGNTNRCPLNAIREKYQHKKFYFSLQFECVANMLSPELAQSLFSRQANDTNPLLINDS; from the exons ATGGCTTCAAGAAAGGATATTCCCGTCCTTATTGCTTGCCAAGGTCCCAGTGGCCGCGTCACACGAGCTCAAGTTGCTAATAGTAGTAGAAGATGTGGAGTGGCTCACCCCGCACTGGTACCCGTGAGAACTGAACAAAAACCGACAGCTAAAGGGAAGACAAAACGGGGAGCTTTGGATGAGAATACTTGTGTAAGTGCTGTAGCTTCAGCTCCACACCCTAAAAGGAGAGCAGTGCTCAAGGACGTGACAAACATAAGCTGTGCAAACTCATACAGAAATTGCACTGCTGTGACTAAGCTACAG TTGAGGCCCACCCAAAAGGTAGGACGAAATCCAAGCAAAAACAAGCAGCGCTCAAAGAAGGTCCCTAAGCCACCTCTTCCTGCTGTTAGTGGAACTTCATTTGTGAATGATTGTCACAACGTTGAAGAAGCTCAGAAGGAAGAGCTTTCACCACCAAAGGAGGAGCCCACTGCTTTGCTTGAAAACAAAGGGTCGTTGTTGCAGAATACTGAATGGAACAGGGAGAGTGGTTTTCATGAGGCATTCTTTCACGGAAGGACCACAGGAGATAAATTTGAAACTGCTAACTCAAACACTG GGGACTATGCTGGTTTAAACATTATAGATATTGACAAAGATAATGGCAATCCGCAAATGTGTATTTCCTATGCTGCAGAGATATACACAAACCTAATGGCTGCAGAG CTTATAAGAAGGCCTAAATCAAATTACATGGAGACTTTGCAAAGGGATATTACAAAAGGCATGCGAGGAATCCTCATTGATTGGCTTGTTGAG GTTGCTGAAGAGTATAAACTTGTGCCAGACACGCTGTACCTAACTGTATACCTTATCGAccaatttctttcttggaaatatATTGAAAGACAGAAATTGCAACTTCTTGGAATAACTAGCATGTTGATTGCCTC AAAATATGAAGAGATCTGTGCACCACGTGTTGAAGAATTTTGTTTCATAACTGATAATACATATACAAAAGACCAG GTGCTGAAAATGGAGTGCCAAGTGCTTAATGGTCTGGGATATAATCTTTCTGTTCCCACAATCAAAACATTTCTCAG GAGATTTCTTAGAGCAGCGCAGGCTTCTCACAAA GCTCCTTCTGTAACTCTGGGTTATCTGGCCAATTATCTTGCGGAGTTGACTTTGACCAATTACAATTTCCTGAGGTTTCTCCCTTCAGTGGTGGCAGCCTCGGTAGTCTTTCTTGCCAGATGGACACTTGACCAATCAGATCTCCCATGG AACTGTACTCTGGAGCATTACACCTCATACGAAAGTTCTGATATTCAAATATGTGTATGCGCTCTATGGGAACTTCAGGGCAACACCAACCGATGCCCCCTTAATGCCATACGTGAAAAGTATCAGCACAAAAAG ttttatttctcgttgcagtTTGAATGTGTAGCCAACATGTTGTCGCCGGAGCTGGCTCAGTCGCTCTTTAGTAGACAAGCTAACGACACCAATCCCCTGCTGATCAATGACTCTTAG
- the LOC119300695 gene encoding cyclin-A2-1-like isoform X2 produces MASRKDIPVLIACQGPSGRVTRAQVANSSRRCGVAHPALVPVRTEQKPTAKGKTKRGALDENTCVSAVASAPHPKRRAVLKDVTNISCANSYRNCTAVTKLQLRPTQKVGRNPSKNKQRSKKVPKPPLPAVSGTSFVNDCHNVEEAQKEELSPPKEEPTALLENKGSLLQNTEWNRESGFHEAFFHGRTTGDKFETANSNTGDYAGLNIIDIDKDNGNPQMCISYAAEIYTNLMAAELIRRPKSNYMETLQRDITKGMRGILIDWLVEVAEEYKLVPDTLYLTVYLIDQFLSWKYIERQKLQLLGITSMLIASKYEEICAPRVEEFCFITDNTYTKDQVLKMECQVLNGLGYNLSVPTIKTFLRRFLRAAQASHKAPSVTLGYLANYLAELTLTNYNFLRFLPSVVAASVVFLARWTLDQSDLPWNCTLEHYTSYESSDIQICVCALWELQGNTNRCPLNAIREKYQHKKFECVANMLSPELAQSLFSRQANDTNPLLINDS; encoded by the exons ATGGCTTCAAGAAAGGATATTCCCGTCCTTATTGCTTGCCAAGGTCCCAGTGGCCGCGTCACACGAGCTCAAGTTGCTAATAGTAGTAGAAGATGTGGAGTGGCTCACCCCGCACTGGTACCCGTGAGAACTGAACAAAAACCGACAGCTAAAGGGAAGACAAAACGGGGAGCTTTGGATGAGAATACTTGTGTAAGTGCTGTAGCTTCAGCTCCACACCCTAAAAGGAGAGCAGTGCTCAAGGACGTGACAAACATAAGCTGTGCAAACTCATACAGAAATTGCACTGCTGTGACTAAGCTACAG TTGAGGCCCACCCAAAAGGTAGGACGAAATCCAAGCAAAAACAAGCAGCGCTCAAAGAAGGTCCCTAAGCCACCTCTTCCTGCTGTTAGTGGAACTTCATTTGTGAATGATTGTCACAACGTTGAAGAAGCTCAGAAGGAAGAGCTTTCACCACCAAAGGAGGAGCCCACTGCTTTGCTTGAAAACAAAGGGTCGTTGTTGCAGAATACTGAATGGAACAGGGAGAGTGGTTTTCATGAGGCATTCTTTCACGGAAGGACCACAGGAGATAAATTTGAAACTGCTAACTCAAACACTG GGGACTATGCTGGTTTAAACATTATAGATATTGACAAAGATAATGGCAATCCGCAAATGTGTATTTCCTATGCTGCAGAGATATACACAAACCTAATGGCTGCAGAG CTTATAAGAAGGCCTAAATCAAATTACATGGAGACTTTGCAAAGGGATATTACAAAAGGCATGCGAGGAATCCTCATTGATTGGCTTGTTGAG GTTGCTGAAGAGTATAAACTTGTGCCAGACACGCTGTACCTAACTGTATACCTTATCGAccaatttctttcttggaaatatATTGAAAGACAGAAATTGCAACTTCTTGGAATAACTAGCATGTTGATTGCCTC AAAATATGAAGAGATCTGTGCACCACGTGTTGAAGAATTTTGTTTCATAACTGATAATACATATACAAAAGACCAG GTGCTGAAAATGGAGTGCCAAGTGCTTAATGGTCTGGGATATAATCTTTCTGTTCCCACAATCAAAACATTTCTCAG GAGATTTCTTAGAGCAGCGCAGGCTTCTCACAAA GCTCCTTCTGTAACTCTGGGTTATCTGGCCAATTATCTTGCGGAGTTGACTTTGACCAATTACAATTTCCTGAGGTTTCTCCCTTCAGTGGTGGCAGCCTCGGTAGTCTTTCTTGCCAGATGGACACTTGACCAATCAGATCTCCCATGG AACTGTACTCTGGAGCATTACACCTCATACGAAAGTTCTGATATTCAAATATGTGTATGCGCTCTATGGGAACTTCAGGGCAACACCAACCGATGCCCCCTTAATGCCATACGTGAAAAGTATCAGCACAAAAAG tTTGAATGTGTAGCCAACATGTTGTCGCCGGAGCTGGCTCAGTCGCTCTTTAGTAGACAAGCTAACGACACCAATCCCCTGCTGATCAATGACTCTTAG